A window from Hemibagrus wyckioides isolate EC202008001 linkage group LG19, SWU_Hwy_1.0, whole genome shotgun sequence encodes these proteins:
- the LOC131370452 gene encoding uncharacterized protein F54H12.2-like: MAFLHSLSTECTKSELDIFTLPYTQTSIEKYTYVEIPPLSALTDNGPLEFFVAGNGEDYLDLNNTFLHLACKIINADGTNIDDDAKVGVVNYPIASMFSQVNVMLGDRLISQSSSTYAYRVEFECLLNYGKETLESQFCTGLFYKDTAGHMDATDPEGRNEGLKRRVRFTVESNMFDLIGHIHSDIFFQDKLLLNGVDLRIKMVRSKDEFCLMKEGNGSFTLKMINAALFVKKVTVSPPIRIGHARALGTATAKYPIERVCMKTFSLPAGSRHCSQENVFLGPLPKSLIFGLVDNDAFSGAFNKNPFNFKHYDTEFVALYVDGTQYPAKPFQPDFRSGNAVREFYALIQASGKQLKDQPLALNREEYSNGYTLFAFNLNPDDDCGQHLS, translated from the coding sequence ATGGCTTTCTTACACAGTCTATCCACAGAGTGTACAAAGTCCGAGCTGGATATTTTCACATTACCTTATACACAGACTAGTATTGAAAAGTACACTTACGTCGAAATACCACCGCTTTCTGCTCTGACGGACAATGGGCCCTTGGAGTTCTTCGTGGCCGGAAACGGTGAAGATTACCTCGATTTGAATAACACGTTCCTACATCTCGCTTGTAAAATCATCAACGCTGATGGGACCAACATAGACGACGATGCTAAGGTGGGGGTTGTAAATTACCCCATAGCTTCCATGTTTTCACAAGTCAACGTCATGCTTGGGGACCGACTTATTTCACAATCAAGCAGTACTTATGCTTACCGCGTTGAATTTGAATGTCTGCTCAATTATGGTAAAGAAACGTTGGAATCACAATTTTGCACAGGATTATTCTATAAGGACACCGCAGGACATATGGACGCCACTGACCCCGAGGGGCGAAATGAGGGTCTTAAGCGAAGGGTCCGATTCACCGTTGAAAGCAACATGTTTGATCTGATCGGACACATTCACTCCGATATATTTTTTCAAGATAAACTGTTGTTGAACGGTGTggatttaagaattaaaatggTTCGTAGTAAAGACGAATTTTGTTTGATGAAGGAAGGCAACGGAAGTTTCACTCTAAAAATGATCAACGCAGCCCTGTTTGTCAAGAAAGTTACCGTTTCTCCACCTATAAGAATAGGTCACGCGAGAGCTCTTGGCACAGCCACGGCTAAGTATCCGATCGAGAGAGTTTGTATGAAAACCTTTAGCTTACCAGCGGGGAGTCGCCATTGTTCTCAAGAAAACGTCTTCCTCGGACCTTTACCTAAAAGTTTAATTTTCGGTTTAGTAGACAACGACGCCTTCAGCGGGGCGTTCAATAAAAACCcttttaattttaaacattacGATACAGAGTTTGTGGCTCTGTACGTGGACGGAACTCAATACCCTGCAAAACCGTTTCAACCTGATTTCCGATCCGGTAATGCGGTTCGTGAATTCTATGCTTTAATTCAAGCATCGGGAAAGCAACTAAAAGATCAACCTCTGGCTTTAAACAGAGAAGAGTATTCGAACGGATATACTTTATTTGCATTCAACCTCAACCCCGATGATGACTGTGGTCAACATTTGTCATAA